Proteins encoded within one genomic window of Terriglobia bacterium:
- a CDS encoding replication-associated recombination protein A encodes MRPRSLDEFVGQEHLLAAGKALRLQIERDDPGSIIFWGPPGVGKTTLAKIIARVTKAEFIEFSAVLSGIKEIKQVMADAEKARQFGTRTIVFIDEIHRFNKAQQDAFLPHVEKGNIRLIGATTENPSFEIIGALLSRCRVYVLNPLSEEQLVVLLRRALQERERGLGEMNLRADDTVLQRIAAYSSGDARSAYNVLEVAAGIAGENGEITDALVQDALQKRVLLYDKTGEEHYNLISALHKSVRNSDPDAALYWLGRMLEAGEDPLYVARRVVRMAVEDIGLADPNALSLCMAARDAVDFIGMPEGNLALAEAVVYLSIAPKSNALYAAYSSVREDVEKTAAEPVPLHLRNAPTSLMKNLGYGAGYQYAHDLAQKVADMQCLPDNLKNRSYYYPTAEGIEKRIGERLEEIKRRRVSAQRQPAKDAKHAEEKE; translated from the coding sequence ATGCGGCCGCGGTCGCTGGACGAATTCGTCGGCCAGGAGCACCTGCTCGCGGCGGGTAAGGCGCTGCGCTTGCAAATCGAACGCGACGATCCCGGCTCGATCATCTTCTGGGGGCCGCCGGGTGTCGGAAAAACCACGCTGGCGAAGATCATCGCGCGGGTCACGAAAGCGGAATTCATCGAATTTTCCGCGGTACTGTCCGGAATCAAAGAAATCAAGCAGGTGATGGCCGACGCGGAAAAGGCCCGCCAGTTCGGCACGCGCACCATCGTTTTCATCGACGAAATCCACCGCTTCAACAAGGCGCAGCAGGATGCATTCCTGCCCCATGTCGAAAAGGGCAATATCCGGCTGATCGGCGCCACCACGGAGAACCCGTCGTTCGAGATCATCGGGGCGCTGCTCTCGCGCTGCCGCGTGTACGTGCTCAACCCGCTCAGCGAGGAGCAGCTCGTCGTTCTGCTGCGGCGCGCACTGCAGGAGCGCGAGCGCGGGCTGGGCGAAATGAACCTGCGCGCCGACGACACCGTCTTGCAGCGCATTGCGGCCTATTCCAGCGGCGACGCGCGCTCCGCTTACAACGTGCTGGAGGTGGCGGCCGGAATCGCGGGTGAAAACGGCGAGATCACCGATGCGTTGGTGCAAGACGCGCTGCAGAAGCGCGTGCTGCTCTACGACAAGACCGGCGAGGAGCACTACAACCTCATCTCGGCGCTCCACAAGTCGGTGCGCAACAGCGATCCCGACGCGGCACTCTACTGGCTCGGGCGCATGCTGGAAGCGGGCGAAGACCCGCTGTATGTCGCGCGGCGCGTGGTACGCATGGCGGTGGAGGACATCGGCCTGGCGGACCCGAACGCCCTCTCGCTGTGCATGGCCGCGCGCGACGCGGTGGACTTCATCGGCATGCCGGAAGGCAATCTCGCGCTGGCGGAGGCGGTGGTTTATCTCTCGATTGCGCCGAAATCGAACGCGCTCTATGCCGCGTACAGTTCGGTGCGGGAGGACGTGGAAAAGACCGCCGCCGAGCCGGTGCCACTGCACCTGCGCAACGCGCCGACTTCGTTGATGAAAAACCTCGGCTACGGCGCCGGCTACCAGTACGCGCATGATCTGGCGCAGAAGGTCGCCGACATGCAGTGCCTGCCCGACAATCTGAAAAACCGCTCGTATTACTACCCGACGGCAGAAGGAATCGAGAAGCGCATCGGTGAACGGCTGGAGGAAATCAAGCGCCGGCGGGTGAGTGCGCAAAGGCAACCCGCAAAGGACGCGAAGCACGCAGAAGAAAAGGAATAG
- a CDS encoding CoA-binding protein — translation MPVEADPIEELLKHARSIAVVGLSNSPLRPSHGVAAYLRSQGYHIIPVNPTIADALGETSYPSLLDVEEKIDLVNIFRRPEFVPEVVDQAIQLGVPAIWMQEGVIHEPAAQKARRAGIFVVMDHCILKEHRARFR, via the coding sequence GTGCCTGTTGAGGCCGATCCGATCGAGGAATTGCTCAAGCATGCCCGGAGCATTGCGGTTGTCGGGTTGTCGAACAGCCCGCTGCGCCCCAGCCACGGCGTCGCCGCCTACCTGCGGAGCCAGGGTTACCACATCATTCCCGTGAACCCCACCATCGCCGACGCGCTCGGTGAAACCTCGTACCCATCGCTGCTCGACGTCGAAGAGAAGATTGACCTGGTGAATATTTTTCGCCGGCCGGAATTTGTGCCCGAGGTAGTGGACCAGGCGATCCAATTAGGCGTTCCCGCGATCTGGATGCAGGAGGGCGTGATTCACGAGCCCGCAGCGCAAAAGGCGCGCCGCGCAGGCATTTTCGTGGTCATGGACCACTGCATCCTGAAGGAACACCGCGCGCGCTTCCGGTAG